The following proteins are encoded in a genomic region of Toxotes jaculatrix isolate fToxJac2 chromosome 3, fToxJac2.pri, whole genome shotgun sequence:
- the mmel1 gene encoding membrane metallo-endopeptidase-like 1 encodes MGKSESQMDIMEKSSKPGKRRWTVAEIGLSVLLLLVSCALAGLVVLYTSVVKEQSNRPSVSRSSTGEGQLFRSNLNNVCTTADCVTAAARLLQNMDKSVKPCDNFYKYACGGWLERHVIPETSSRHSVFDILRDKLEIVLKGVLETENEQDRDAIKKAKILYSSCMNDSLIEQRDSQPLLKLIGSIGDWPVASDDWNATTEEAWSLEDTLATLTAQFHKKVLLDMYVWTDDRDSRRHIIYIDQPGLGMPSRDYYFNDGNYKKVREAYLHFMVSIAKITREDRNLTQDDDRVWEEMMQVLELETDIANATSPAEERQDVTVLYNKMTLGELQSTFSFNGFNWTRFIQGVLSSVSIEVQLEEEVVVYSSPYLEKMNDVLSRHSVRTMQNYLTWQLIIDRVNSLSRRFKDARARYRKTLYGTTVEDAWWRECVRYVQSSMENAVGALYVRETFAGESKRMVSDLISKIQKAYVETLEELSWMDTLSKEKAREKAMAIKEHIGYPDHILQENNQKLDQEYAHLNFSEEHYFENILENLKSEAHKSLKKLREPVDPDLWIIGAAVVNAFYSPNRNQIVFPAGILQPPFFSKHQHQALNFGGIGMVIGHEITHGFDDNGRNFDKDGNMLNWWSNYSAEHFKEQSQCMVQQYGNFNWKLAGGQNVSGISTLGENIADNGGVRQAYKAYLKWVEMEGEEPCLPGLDMDHKQLFFLNFAQVWCGAYRPEYASQSIKTDSHSPLEYRVLGSLQNFEAFSEAFQCQKGSPMNPELKCRVW; translated from the exons ATGGGCAAATCCGAAAGCCAAATGGATATCATGGAGAAATCAAGTAAACCTGGAAAGCGTCGTTGGACTGTTGCAGAAATTGGTCTGtccgtgctgctgctgttggtcaGCTGTGCCTTGGCTGGGCTGGTAGTCCTCTACACATCGGTTGTGAAAG AACAATCTAACAGGCCAAGTGTGTCGAGGAGCTCAACAGGAGAGG GACAGCTGTTTCGCTCCAACCTCAACAATGTGTGCACAACTGCGGACTGTGTTACTGCAG CTGCTCGGCTCTTGCAGAACATGGATAAGTCTGTGAAGCCTTGCGATAATTTCTACAAGTACGCCTGCGGGGGTTGGCTGGAGCGCCATGTCATCCCGGAGACCAGCTCCCGTCACAGCGTCTTTGACAttctgagggacaagctggaGATTGTCCTCAAAG GTGTTCTCGAGACAGAGAATGAACAGGACAGGGATGCCATAAAAAAGGCCAAAATCCTTTACAGCTCCTGCATGAATGACA GCCTCATAGAGCAGCGTGACTCCCAGCCCCTCCTGAAGCTCATTGGGAGTATTGGAGACTGGCCTGTGGCGTCAGATGATTGGAACGCCACCACAG AGGAAGCGTGGAGCCTTGAGGACACACTGGCAACACTTACTGCTCAATTCCACAAGAAAGTTCTGCTGGACATGTATGTGTGGACAGATGACCGTGACTCTCGGCGTCATATCATTTAT ATTGACCAGCCAGGACTTGGAATGCCATCAAGAGACTATTACTTCAATGATGGAAACTACAAAAAG GTTCGAGAGGCCTACCTACATTTCATGGTTTCTATTGCGAAGATAACCCGAGAGGACAGGAACTTGACTCAGGATGACGACCGTGTGTGGGAGGAAATGATGCAAgtgctggagctggagacagACATCGCCAAT GCCACATCACCAGCAGAGGAGCGCCAAGATGTCACCGTCCTCTACAACAAGATGACACTTGGAGAACTACAGAGCACATTCAGCTTTAAT gGTTTTAACTGGACACGATTTATTCAAGGTGTGCTGTCAAGTGTGTCCATTGAGGTCCAGctagaggaggaggtggtggtgtacAGCTCTCCCTACCTTGAGAAGATGAATGACGTTCTCTCCAGACACAGTGTCAG AACTATGCAGAACTACCTCACCTGGCAGCTCATCATTGACAGAGTTAACAGTTTGAGCCGCCGCTTCAAAGATGCCAGAGCCCGTTACAGAAAG ACTCTCTATGGGACCACTGTGGAGGATGCTTGGTGGAGAGAATGTGTCCGTTATGTCCAGAGCAGCATGGAGAACGCAGTTGGAGCTCTGTATGTGCGTGAGACTTTTGCTGGAGAGAGTAAACGAATG GTCAGCGACCTCATCAGTAAGATCCAGAAAGCCTATGTGGAAACCCTGGAGGAGTTAAGCTGGATGGACACTCTGTcgaaagagaaagcaagagagaag GCCATGGCAATTAAGGAGCATATTGGTTATCCAGATCATATTCTACAGGAAAACAATCAGAAACTTGACCAGGAGTATGCTCAT cTAAACTTCAGTGAAGAACACTACTTTGAAAACATCTTGGAGAACCTCAAGTCTGAAGCACACAAGAGTCTGAAGAAGCTCAGAGAACCAGTCGATCCAGACTT GTGGATCATAGGCGCTGCTGTGGTGAATGCATTCTACTCACCCAACAGAAACCAGATAG TGTTTCCTGCAGGAATCCTGCAGCCGCCTTTCTTCAGTAAACATCAGCACCAGGCCCTTAACTTTGGTGGAATAGGAATGGTTATTGGACATGAGATCACACACGGATTTGATGACAACG GTCGTAATTTTGACAAGGATGGTAATATGCTAAACTGGTGGAGTAATTACTCTGCTGAGCATTTTAAAGAGCAGTCGCAGTGCATGGTGCAACAATATGGCAACTTCAACTGGAAGCTAGCAGGTGGACAAAAC GTCAGTGGAATCAGCACTTTAGGGGAGAACATTGCAGACAACGGAGGGGTTCGTCAAGCATATAAG gctTATCTGAAGTGGGTGGAGATGGAGGGTGAAGAGCCCTGTCTACCTGGTCTAGACATGGATCACaagcagcttttctttcttaacTTTGCCCAA gtgtggTGTGGTGCTTATCGGCCTGAGTATGCCAGCCAGTCCATCAAGACTGACTCACACAGTCCCTTAGAATACAG gGTGCTTGGATCGCTCCAGAATTTTGAAGCATTCTCAGAAGCTTTCCAGTGCCAAAAAGGCAGTCCAATGAACCCTGAGCTGAAATGTCGTGTGTGGTAG